Genomic DNA from Desulfomicrobium macestii:
TCTTCGGAAAATCGTCCCTTTTTCATCAGTTCCCTCGTGGTTGAGGGGGAACCTATCTCAAGTTTCGACTGGTCTGAAAAGTGCCGGGCAGGTCATGTTCAAGAAAAAAATCATGAGGAGCGATCAATCCCAGTCAGCGTCCTTGCCCATGTCGTTGGTAGGCAGCGCGGTCCCAAAGGTCAGGGATTTCGGGATTTCGCTCGCGGACAGTCTCTGGACCAACCACGTACGGATGTCGCGTCGAAACGCGTCGATCCGGCTCTCATCCTTGAGGACGACGAAGGCCTTGAGCCTTTGCCCTTCATCCGGACGCATGAGACGCACCGCGCACGAGCGTACCATGGCATGGCCGCGGAGGCAGTCGGCCACTTTTTCCGGATACACGTTGACACCAGCTACCTGGACACACTTGTCCTGACGTTTCAGCGGCCGGAAGGTTCGGGCTGTCTCCCAGTGGACGAGATCGGGCAGTTCGAAGGCTCCTGCGGTTTCTCCGTTCGGAAGTCGGCGCGTGAGTATTGTTGGATGGTCTGGCTGTATGGTGAGCGGTTCCCAAAACGGAAGCAGCGTGTAGGCTTGATCCGGATGATGGCGCGTGCCGATGCCTCCGGTTTCCGAGGAACCATAAACTTCCGTTATACGGCATAGTCCCAGGTTCAGCAGGCCATGGATGACATCCGCTGGGCAGGGGCCTGTTGATGTCACGCCGCAGACTTCGGGCGGAAAGGCGGGCGCAAGCACTGCCAAGGATTTCCAGAACATGGGAAAGGCTACGACCAGGTCGCCAGGCCGCAATTGTTTCATCTGGTTTCGCGAAGGGACAAGGGGGAGATCAAGGACCGGAGTTCCCAAGGCCTTGGGCAGGAGAATGGAAAAAAGGAATCCATAAATATGATGCCTGGGAACCAAAGTGACGATGCGCGTGTGCTCCTTGAAAATTTCCGCCTGAGCCTGAATTTCCTGTTCCAAGAGGGCGAAAGATTGCTTGCAGGCGTTGGGGGTGCCTGTGCTGCCGGATGTCTTGAAAACAAGTTCGGCAGGATTGGCGCGCCAGAACCCGAGCGCGCATTGGGCCCACTCGTCCATGCTCGAACAACTCATGAGCTGGTCTACGGCAGTGCCTGGAATGCACAGCATTTCAGCAAAGGCGTGAGCCACGCTGCGCAGTTCGGATTCCTGCAGACCTGATTGCGAGGGTTGCATCGACGCGAGAGCATCCATGTCCAGGCTGTTGGCCAGGAGGTAATGTGCCTTGCTGGCGTGTAACCCGGAGCCGCGTATCAGACTGGCCAGCAAAGCCCGCAGGTCGGACGCTGTGAGTTCGAGATCCGATTTCATGCGTATTCTCGGGATGTTACGAGAATGCTGCCAGTCATGCCGAATCGATTCCTGCTCAGACAATGCACGGCAGGGCATTCGTCCATGACCGGCCCCAGCCGTCCCTGCACTGTGAGCAGAGCCACGGTCGCATCGAAGGCCATACCGATGGGTATGTTGCCGTAAAGCGGGGAGAAGTCATGCATCGGAGGAAGGGTGTTTCGTTGCGCCGGGCTTGCGGACCCGGAGAAAAAGATCGGGGCATCGGGATACGTTTTTGAGAGGGAAGCATTTTCGATGAAGCCGTGGCGTGCATGCTCTGGGTCGGCGTGCAGGCAGAAAAAGACGGCCCCCTCTCCGGGGGCAAGCCCGCGCCGCCCACCAGAGATTTCGGCAGACAGATTTTCGGCAATGCGCTGGGCATTTATTTCAAGCAGGGCTGTATGCTCGTCCACGGCGCCGAGCAGAACGCGCGTCACGCGTTTTTCAGCCAGCCAAGTTTGAGCTGTCAGGGTCGCCGCCGCAACGGCCGTGTCGAGTTGGCAGATACTGAAACACGGCCCGCGCAAAGTCATCATCAACGCGACGGTGGCGGCGGGAATGTTGTGGACGGAATGCGCGAACGCCTGAGGCGAGGCCATTTCCGGGCCGAAGTCGATGATGGAGTCAAGAAAGTCGAAGGTCAGCTTGACCGGTCCGTAGCCCGTGGCCAGAACAATCCCGGTGTGTTCGAGTTCTGCGGCATCAAGCCCCGCATCTTCAAGTGCTGAATATGCCGCCAGGAGCGCCATTCGGGTGAAATGATCTACTCTGCGCAATGCCCGGGAGGACGCATGTCGGACGAGATTGCTTGTGTCGATCTTCGAGAACTCGATGGTCTGGCTTTCTTCCCGCAACATATGCCGTGCGGCCTGGGCCAGATCCTGGAGACCATTGCCCACGGCGCTCACGATTCCCATTCCTTCTACGGCCATGCGCATCAGATCGCCCTCCCTTTGCCGATGACAAGTACCGTATTGTTGCCGCCAAAGGCCAGTGACTGAGATATGGCCGCCTTTCCATGTACAGGGGTATGCCTCCGGGCAGGGCTTGCACTCAGGGCCGGATCTTCTTCGGAAAATCCCGCGCTGGCTGGAATGCCGCCAGCCGCCAGATGGCCCATGGTAAAGATTGCCTCGATGGCTCCTGCCGCTCCAAGAGTGTGCCCGGTCATGCCTTTCGTGGAGATGAACGGAGTTTGCGGAAAAAGTTCATTGAGCACGGTAGCCTCGACAGTGTCGTTGTTAGCGGTTCCCGTGCCGTGGGCATTGATGAAGGAGATGTCCGCGGTCGTGAGGCCTGCTGCGTCGAGCGCGTCCGATATGGCCAGCTTGAGTCCCACTCCTTGCGGATGCGGGGCGGTCAGGTGATGGGCGTCGGCAGCTGTACCGTAGCCGAGGATTGTCGCAAGTTCACCGGCATTTCGCTTTTCACGGCTGGCTGAGGCTTCCAGGATGACGATCCCCGCCCCCTCGCCCAGGTTCAGCCCGCCTCGTGACTTGTCGAATGGGCGGCAGGGCGATTGATCCGAGATCATCAGCCGGATGAATCCATTGTAGGTCACTTCGGACATTTCGTCCGCACCGCCAGCGATAACGATATCGCATATTCCCTGGGCTATCCAGGATGCGGCCAAGCCGATGGCGTCGGCGCCGGACGAGCACGCGTTGACAACGGTCTGGACAGGGCCGGTGGTGCCCAAGGCATGGGCCAAAGTCACGGCCGGATTGGAGTTGAGATATCGGTGCACGGGTTCAAGGTCGGGTGTCTGCCCCGCTCGTGTGCCCCGATAGAAGTCCAGAAGGTTGAGAGATGCCCCCACGGAAGTACCGATACAGACTCCAACCCTACTCGTATCAAGATCGGAAATTGCAAGACCGGCCTGCAGGAGAGCCTCTTTTACGGCATGCAGTGCAAAATGTGCGGTCATGGACAGATCAGGACCGTTTTTTTGTTCGCAACGGACGTGTTCAGGCACTTCGAAGACAGGGTAGGTTCTGGTGTGTCCACTTTTGAAACGCGATGGGGGGAGGGGAGCGCGTTGTCCGGCCTCCAGAGCACGCAGGATATCTTTCAGATTCGTGCCGGCGGCGCAGACGCAACCCATTCCGGTAACGCTGACAGGTTCCATGCGCAGCATGCTAACTCCGGCGCTCTGTAATGAACTCGGCCAAGGCGTTGATGGATTGGAAAGCTCTTCGGCCTTCGTCCATGTCCTTGATTTCCACCCCGTAAAGGCGTTGCACAAGAACCACGATCTCCACTGCGTCAAGGGAGTCAAGACCGAGGCCGTCGCCAAACAGCGGGGCTCCGTCGTCGATATCATCCGGGACCAGATCTTCGAGATTGAGTTCGCTTATCAGGGTCTGCTTGAGTTGTTTTTTAATATCCATGTATAAATCCTAATTTTCCCACATGTCGTAAAAGTTGAAGAATTGATAAGGGTTCGCTTTGACCATTTCTTCCAGGGCCAGCGCGAATTGCCGTGCGTAAGGGATGTAATTTTCCCTGGATCGTCCCAGGCCCCGCGGAACGCGGATAATCCGGGCGATTTCGTGTCTTGCTTGGCCGGGACCGATCCTGCTGGAAAAGAAAACGAGAATCGGAGCGCCCGTGACCGAGGCCAGCCTGTAGGCGCTGAAAGGCAGGCGCACACTGCCACCGAGAAAGGGGACGCTCACTGTGTTGCGATCATTGCCGAACGTACGGTCGCCCATGATTCCGAGAATATGCCCTTTGGTAAGCGCATCGAGCATTTCAAGGCTTCCGCCCAGATATCCGCAGGGGTCGATGATGCGAAAAGGGGCGTCAGTTCCTGCGTGCTCGAAATGCTGGCGGTCAATGTCGTCAGGCGCGCGATGCATAAGCACGTGTACGGGTGTCTCAATGCCGTCGAGGCCAGTGCTGGATGTTTGCCAGCAGCCGAAATGTCCGGTCAGCAGGATGAGGCCCCGTCCTTCGCTCAGCAGCGTTTTGAGGGTCTGTCCATCGTCCTGGCTGGCTGTGATGGAAAACTGGCCGAGGATGCCGGAAGCCGCGCGGTCGATCAGGGTGAGCCCAAAATTCCAGTTCAGCAGGAAACAATGCCGCAGGCGTTGCAGCCTTCCCGTTTTGGGAAAGCGACGCGCAAGATAAGGCGCTGAGCGGGCCCTGGTCATGGGGCGCAGGGTGTACCAGAGCACGACAAAAAAAAGCAGGACATAGGCGGGTCTTCTGCCCAGCGTCCGGATCAGCAGGTAAAAAATTCCATGTTGAAGGCGTGACCCGATACTTCGGCTTGTCCAGCGTTGGTGTGTCATGGCCTGACCTGCGGTTCGTTTTCTGAACGACCGTTAAGGCCCATTGAAATCCCCTTGGCCATGACAAAGACGATGCCACCGATGAGAAGCGACAGTATCGGAGCCAGCAGAAGGGATCCCAGAAGCCATTCCCAGATTCGTTGCAGCGCTTCGTAACCAAGGGTCTGCAGGGATATTTCTGTCAGAAAACTTCCATGGCGCATGAAATGCCCGGCTTCAATGCACAGGGCCGGCACAAATGGAGGCATGCAGAGCTGGCTTACTGCGAGACCGACAACTTTGTTCATTCGAAACCACCCGGCTACCAGGAGAATGGTAATGCTGTGCAGCCCGATAAGCGGGATGGTTCCCAGAAACATGCCCATCGCGGCGGCCATGGCCAGTTCTCTTGGTGTGGCCTCGCTGGCCAGAAGAATGCGCAGGGATTTCAGCGGATGAATGGCTGATATGGCGCCTGTTTCGTCCTGGCTGAAGGTTCGATGCGGAATGGGTATGATGGCCCTCATGGTGAGCCTGGTATTCAGGAGGGAAAGACGCAGATTGTCCATGAAGGCTCTGAAGTGCGACACTCTCTCACCTTTGGGCGGATAATACACGGTAATGTCAACCTCGGACAATCGGAAGCCGGCCCAGGCGGCACGAACCAGAATTTCGACCTCGAAGCTGTAGTGATTTTCAGTAAACCGCAGCTTTTCAAGAACCGCCAGCGGATAGGCCCGAAAACCGCTTTGCACATCTGAAATGGCGATGCCGGTTTGGACTCTGAGCCAGAAATTGGAAAATTTTCGCCCGAAGCGAGAAGAACCGGGCACATTCGCGGTGTTGAAGTCACGGGCTCCAACGATGATGGCATTTTCGTCCCGGGCGATGGCGTCCAGGAGCAATGGCAGATCGGCCGGGTCATGCTGCCCGTCCGCGTCAATGGTGACAATGTGGGACATTCCCAAGGAGCGCGCCACATTTGCACCTGTTCGGATGGCCGCGCCTTTGCCACGGTTCTGCTCATGGCGGACAATCCTTACAGGCAGATCGTCCAGGGCGTGCGGCGGGATGTCGTCGCTGCCGTCATCCACGACCAGGACGTGCACATGCCTGCTCAGCACCCCCTCCACCACGGAGCGTAGCGTTGCTCCGTGATTGTAGACCGGGATGACTACCATCACGCGACTATCCAGGGCTGTGTCAGGCTTGGCAGGCATATATAGACGGCTCCTTTTCGTTGGATGCGGGATAACGGATAAGAGAGTCCCAAAGAATGCCCCGGTAGCCGAACTTGCGCATGACGGCCATCTGCTCCTGCCCTTTGGATGGTGGGAACAGTCGGTCTCGTCGCCCCTTGAAGGCTTGGGTGAGCTGGGTTTCAACCTTTGCGGGGTCAATGTGCGGTGAAAAATAATAGGTGGGTTCCAAGCAGGATGCAGCCGGATCAAGAGAGCCCTCTTCAATGGCGTGCCGCACCAGCGCTGTGTTCGGATAGATGCGGATTCCCAGGAAAGCGCAGACCACGCAATGCTGCAGCCGGCCTATGTTTTCAATGCCTTCCCGCACGGTTAGTTCGGTTTCTCCCGGACCACCGAAGATGATGAAGTGGGCACATGGGATCCGTTCTTCCACACACAAGGCATTGATTTTTTCAACCGTCTTGAAATCAAAACCTTTGCGTAAACCTTGCAGGGTGGCGTCCGATGCCGCGTCCGTGCCAAGTTCCATGGCCTTGAGCCCGGCTCGGCGGCAGAGGCGCAATGCGTCCTGGGTAATGCCGATTGGCTGGAAAAATCCGCTCCAGGAGATGTTCACCTCGCGCCTGATCATTTCTTCGGCCAGTGCCAACCAATGGCCCAGGCCATCGTTGAAGACCGAGTCAGTGAAAAAAAGTTCGGAAATACTGTAGTCACGTTTCAGTCGTATGATTTCGTCAACCACGTCGCCGGGCTCTCGCGCTCGGATTTTCGTCCCTTCAAGGGCGGGGTAGGTGCAGTAGATACATGTATGCGGACATCCGCGTTTGGTCTGGATGCTGGCGACCCCACTTTCACGCAGATAGAAGTCCATGATCTCGGGGCAGGGAGATGCGCCGTGCATTTCCTTGTCCTGCAACCGTTTTGTTCCTTTGGTGATTCGTGGGGGTGTCTGGCCCTGCGCGAGTTGTTCGAGAACATTGCGACAGGCCTCCTCGCCTTCGCCGACAATGCCAAAGTCGGCCCCCGTGTAGTCCAGGATTTGTTCAGGCATGAGCGAAAAGCCAGGGCCCCCCATCATCAAAGGTGCATCGCAAAAAGAGCGGATAAAGGCGATCAGTTCACGCACCTCGCGCAGTGCCCAATGCGTGTGCGATGTCAGCGAGTCCACGTTGTCTACGTTGCGAAGGGAAAAACCTATGACCTGTGGACGATATTCGGTGCAGACGCTGCGGATTATCTCTTTGTCGCCACCGAGAGCCAGGCAGTCGAGCTGACGAACGTCATGCCCGGAGGACAAAAGCGCGCTCGCAAGGACGGCCATTCCCAGGGGGAAGACAGGATACGGCTCGATTTCAGTATTCGTGGCGATGAGCAGAATCCGCATCTTCTAGAGTTCTCCCTTCTTCCATGATGCAAGGAATTTTTGATAAAAATCAGGTGGATATGTAAGGATGTTTCCGTCGCTGTCCAGGAAGAGCTGTACCGTGAAGCCAGTGGTTGCCAGCGTGCCGACCTGGTTGCGAATTTCAAACTCAAAATTGATGCGGGCGGCTTCTGTCCAGTGCAAGATGGCGGTGATCGTGCAGTCTTCACCGAAACGCAGTGGCGCGATATAATCGATCCAGAGTTGCTTGATGGGCGTGATGACATTTTCCCGGTGGAAGTCGAGGTAGCCGACACCGTAACGATTGCCCAAAGCCACGCGCGCGTCTTCGAAATAGCTTGGATAGTGCCCGTGCCAGACAATGCCCAGCGTATCTACCTCTTGGAACCGAATGCGGCGTTCA
This window encodes:
- a CDS encoding acyl-CoA thioesterase; its protein translation is MKKPYFKTAPGSPVPLRIDVERRIRFQEVDTLGIVWHGHYPSYFEDARVALGNRYGVGYLDFHRENVITPIKQLWIDYIAPLRFGEDCTITAILHWTEAARINFEFEIRNQVGTLATTGFTVQLFLDSDGNILTYPPDFYQKFLASWKKGEL
- a CDS encoding lysophospholipid acyltransferase family protein is translated as MTHQRWTSRSIGSRLQHGIFYLLIRTLGRRPAYVLLFFVVLWYTLRPMTRARSAPYLARRFPKTGRLQRLRHCFLLNWNFGLTLIDRAASGILGQFSITASQDDGQTLKTLLSEGRGLILLTGHFGCWQTSSTGLDGIETPVHVLMHRAPDDIDRQHFEHAGTDAPFRIIDPCGYLGGSLEMLDALTKGHILGIMGDRTFGNDRNTVSVPFLGGSVRLPFSAYRLASVTGAPILVFFSSRIGPGQARHEIARIIRVPRGLGRSRENYIPYARQFALALEEMVKANPYQFFNFYDMWEN
- a CDS encoding beta-ketoacyl-[acyl-carrier-protein] synthase family protein; protein product: MLRMEPVSVTGMGCVCAAGTNLKDILRALEAGQRAPLPPSRFKSGHTRTYPVFEVPEHVRCEQKNGPDLSMTAHFALHAVKEALLQAGLAISDLDTSRVGVCIGTSVGASLNLLDFYRGTRAGQTPDLEPVHRYLNSNPAVTLAHALGTTGPVQTVVNACSSGADAIGLAASWIAQGICDIVIAGGADEMSEVTYNGFIRLMISDQSPCRPFDKSRGGLNLGEGAGIVILEASASREKRNAGELATILGYGTAADAHHLTAPHPQGVGLKLAISDALDAAGLTTADISFINAHGTGTANNDTVEATVLNELFPQTPFISTKGMTGHTLGAAGAIEAIFTMGHLAAGGIPASAGFSEEDPALSASPARRHTPVHGKAAISQSLAFGGNNTVLVIGKGRAI
- a CDS encoding lipid biosynthesis B12-binding/radical SAM protein, giving the protein MRILLIATNTEIEPYPVFPLGMAVLASALLSSGHDVRQLDCLALGGDKEIIRSVCTEYRPQVIGFSLRNVDNVDSLTSHTHWALREVRELIAFIRSFCDAPLMMGGPGFSLMPEQILDYTGADFGIVGEGEEACRNVLEQLAQGQTPPRITKGTKRLQDKEMHGASPCPEIMDFYLRESGVASIQTKRGCPHTCIYCTYPALEGTKIRAREPGDVVDEIIRLKRDYSISELFFTDSVFNDGLGHWLALAEEMIRREVNISWSGFFQPIGITQDALRLCRRAGLKAMELGTDAASDATLQGLRKGFDFKTVEKINALCVEERIPCAHFIIFGGPGETELTVREGIENIGRLQHCVVCAFLGIRIYPNTALVRHAIEEGSLDPAASCLEPTYYFSPHIDPAKVETQLTQAFKGRRDRLFPPSKGQEQMAVMRKFGYRGILWDSLIRYPASNEKEPSIYACQA
- a CDS encoding AMP-binding protein; amino-acid sequence: MKSDLELTASDLRALLASLIRGSGLHASKAHYLLANSLDMDALASMQPSQSGLQESELRSVAHAFAEMLCIPGTAVDQLMSCSSMDEWAQCALGFWRANPAELVFKTSGSTGTPNACKQSFALLEQEIQAQAEIFKEHTRIVTLVPRHHIYGFLFSILLPKALGTPVLDLPLVPSRNQMKQLRPGDLVVAFPMFWKSLAVLAPAFPPEVCGVTSTGPCPADVIHGLLNLGLCRITEVYGSSETGGIGTRHHPDQAYTLLPFWEPLTIQPDHPTILTRRLPNGETAGAFELPDLVHWETARTFRPLKRQDKCVQVAGVNVYPEKVADCLRGHAMVRSCAVRLMRPDEGQRLKAFVVLKDESRIDAFRRDIRTWLVQRLSASEIPKSLTFGTALPTNDMGKDADWD
- a CDS encoding beta-ketoacyl synthase N-terminal-like domain-containing protein codes for the protein MRMAVEGMGIVSAVGNGLQDLAQAARHMLREESQTIEFSKIDTSNLVRHASSRALRRVDHFTRMALLAAYSALEDAGLDAAELEHTGIVLATGYGPVKLTFDFLDSIIDFGPEMASPQAFAHSVHNIPAATVALMMTLRGPCFSICQLDTAVAAATLTAQTWLAEKRVTRVLLGAVDEHTALLEINAQRIAENLSAEISGGRRGLAPGEGAVFFCLHADPEHARHGFIENASLSKTYPDAPIFFSGSASPAQRNTLPPMHDFSPLYGNIPIGMAFDATVALLTVQGRLGPVMDECPAVHCLSRNRFGMTGSILVTSREYA
- a CDS encoding phosphopantetheine-binding protein; this encodes MDIKKQLKQTLISELNLEDLVPDDIDDGAPLFGDGLGLDSLDAVEIVVLVQRLYGVEIKDMDEGRRAFQSINALAEFITERRS
- a CDS encoding DUF2062 domain-containing protein gives rise to the protein MPAKPDTALDSRVMVVIPVYNHGATLRSVVEGVLSRHVHVLVVDDGSDDIPPHALDDLPVRIVRHEQNRGKGAAIRTGANVARSLGMSHIVTIDADGQHDPADLPLLLDAIARDENAIIVGARDFNTANVPGSSRFGRKFSNFWLRVQTGIAISDVQSGFRAYPLAVLEKLRFTENHYSFEVEILVRAAWAGFRLSEVDITVYYPPKGERVSHFRAFMDNLRLSLLNTRLTMRAIIPIPHRTFSQDETGAISAIHPLKSLRILLASEATPRELAMAAAMGMFLGTIPLIGLHSITILLVAGWFRMNKVVGLAVSQLCMPPFVPALCIEAGHFMRHGSFLTEISLQTLGYEALQRIWEWLLGSLLLAPILSLLIGGIVFVMAKGISMGLNGRSENEPQVRP